The sequence GTTCAGATCTGGTGAATTGAACGCGTTTTAGAGAGAGGGTAGTGATGGCGGCTTTGCTGAAAGTGCCGCCGCAGTCGTCCGGGGGCACCAACGGGTCGTGCAAGGCCGACGTGGTGGTGTCCGATCAGTTTCCGGCGGGTCTTAGGGTTCTTGTTGTCGATGATGACGTCACTTGTTTGAAGATCCTGGAGCAGATGCTTCGACGGTGCTTGTATCATGGTGAGTCGTCTCGCTTGCTTCACTGggaattgttttcacttttcagtTGTTCCTTTTAGGGTTTTcgttcttttgaattttttccgtATTGCTTGAGTTGATGTGATTTTTGAAAGAGGTTTGAATTCGTCTGGTAGTGTAGTGTGACTTGTGGTTACAGTAATTCGAGTTGAGTGGTTTTTATATGTGGACATTTGGAACTTATTACTGATTGTTTAGTTGGTGAATCTCGGTCAATGTTGACAAGATTTACAAAGTCATGTGTTGGGATTTGGCATTTTTGGGTTTCTGTTTTTGGAGTACGCGATACTTGAGTATCAAGACAACATGAAGTCTGACGAATTGGGTTCTCCAAATTCAGTTTGAAGCATGGATAATTGGGGTTGTAACTGAATTGTAGATTGGGGATAGGATAGTCAATCTGAACTTTGCATCTACGCCCTTCTTGACTTGATGTTTTTGTCTACTTGGTAGAGCCTAATTCTTATTGTCTTGATCGCCTTAACGATACAATACGTTCTATGAAGTTTAGCTTCTCtagttcttttgttttttgtgtccATTATGCATATTCTTTTACTAAAGCCATGTCACCTAATGATAGGGCATTTTGTTTTGTGCTTTGTAGGAAGTTTGACTTTTATAATCACATGAAAACACCTTCTGTAGACCTTGAGGCAGTTAGCGTCATGAAATTTTTGGGGAGGAGTTAATTACCATCCGTGACTGCAATTTTAAAGCCATGcctgttatttgattttatttgttataaaattgGAAAAGCAGAAATTCTATAAATAACCCTTCCATTTGGGTAGTTTCCCGTTAATTTATCACCATATGTGCTTAGATGTCATTTCAAGCTTTCTCAAAGTGGATTTCAAATAGGCCCAATTGAGTATCTGAGGCCTTGGTTGTGAATTGTGACCTTTAGACGGTGAAGATCTCTTGAAACTAGGGATGCAATGTTAAGCCTTTTGCATTTAATTACACCAGTATTCACATTTGACTTGTGTAGGCAACCTTCAATGCAACTGTCAAATTTGTGCTCATAGCTGTAAATATAAAGTTGATTGTTATCCACTGTTAATTTTGGGAAGCAACTCATGTTCTACAGCTATGGTTAGATAACTTCAATTCCTACCTAGATGGGACTTAACTGGAAAATGgtttgtcaaatatattttctggAGTTTTACATTTGAGTGACTGATAGCAGTCAAATATCTACTGTTTCCTCTAGAGCTTCCAGAGATTAGTGGTGATGTAGCGTGTAACCATTAGATGTCAACATTTCAATGTCAATCTGAAAGTTGAAATTGATATAACCCCTATGCCCCACAAGTTCTATCATGGCCGCAATGGCCAGGTTTGGAACGTCACCAAGCGTGCCATAGGCGTTGAAGTCAACAAACAGGTTGGGAATAGGATTATTAGGAAAAGGATCCATGTGCAGGTGGAACATGTTCAGCCATCAAGGTGCATGGAAGAATTTAGACTGACGAAAATTCGGAATGATGAGTTGAAAGCAGAAGCAAAAAAGCGTGGAAAGAAGATCAGCACAAAAAGACAGCCAGAAGGACCCAAGCCTGGTTTCATGGTGGAGGGTGCCACCCTAGAAACAGTCACACCAATCCCATATGATGTGGTGAATGACCTCAAGGGCGGATACTGATTCGTGTCTTgctttgaattaattttatggTTTCCCTTGTTATTAAGAATGTTATGCTACTCTTGAAGGCTGTTTCCTGTTATGCTACTCTGATTTTAGCATATGGTGTGATGATTTCTTGCTTTAGgcctttcctttttcctctaatttttatatcatatagcATACTGGTCATGACATACATTGCATCAATTTGCTTAATGAGATGGCTTACATGCAGGGATGCTAAAGTTAGGAGAAGggtttttttgttccttttatttGTCCATACGCCACTGGGTGTTTGTGTATACCTCCTGTGTACCGAGCTACAGCTTCTAATACACGTTTTcccttttgcctatcaaaaaaaagttAGCTAGCTTAACAAGTTTGACAGTTGACTTGATATAGTAATCTCCTTGAATGAATTGTGGGTGGGGGAGATGTACATTTCAGTTATATGCTTTTGTGTATTGGTATTTACTTTTTGTTATTCCAGTCTCTTATGTTATGATAAAAGGCTGCTCAATCCTTTTAGAGTAAAGCAATTATGCAGAATTTCCATAGAAGTCTTCTTGACCAATATATGAAGTCCTAGACAagtaatgattgaaaatttttttcttttctttttccagcGATAGAGGATAAAGGAGTTAAACTTAACTTATTGTTTGgtagttatttttctttctttttttaaaaaacatggaACTTTTCTCTCTAAAAGTTTCCTGTTCATaacatcattaattttttacatCATATTTTCTCCTGTTAAGTGATCATTGTATCTGCTGAGATCCTAAGTACCCCTTTATCCTTGGTTGGCTATCTTCTTGGTGCTTTATTTATccatattgaaaataaaatgtatgggcccttgaggcttggctcaagtggtaaagggatggggaggatttgcgggaggttctaggttcaagtcccaatggggacaaaaatttacctattaaaaagaaaaatgtatggAAAACCTTTTGTTTTGAGGAAAAGCATAGTGGGAATATTGTATCATATTGTGGCTTGCTTCAGAATGTTTTGAGGAAAAGCATAGTTGTGGGAATATTGTatcatatatttgatatttgatatatttatttgggGTTTTAGCAGTATCTCatctatcataaaaaaaagtcAGATATGTTAACTTTTGTTATATTCTTTTGGGTTTTTGACCCAAAATTCTCTTTGGTTGCAGTTACAACTTGCTCCCAGGCCACTATTGCTTTAAATATACTTCGGGAGAAGAAAGGTTGTTTTGATATTGTGCTGAGTGATGTTCATATGCCTGATATGGATGGCTATAAACTTCTTGAACATGTTGGGCTGGAAATGGACCTCCCTGTTATTAGTGAGTAGTATTTTTTCTGTTTGGTACACCCATTTTTATGGCATTGTTAATGTATTTTCTGtttgccaataaaaaaaaaagtgagtagTGTTTTTCAGCTGGTAAAGTTAAATTAAGTATTGTTTCTATTAACTAACTTGGAAATTATTCCTTAGTGATGTCTGCTGATGGAAGAACAAGTGCTGTGATGAGAGGAATTCGACATGGGGCTTGTGATTATTTGATTAAGCCTATTCGTGAGGAAGAGCTCAAGAATATATGGCAACATGTTGTTCGGAAAAAGTGGAACGAAAATAAAGAACATGAACATTCAGGTAGCTTAGAAGATAATGATCGGCATAAGCGAGGAGGTGAAGATGCTGAATATGCTTCTTCTGTTAATGATGGAGCAGAAGGAATATTGAAGGGTCAGAAAAAGAGGAGGGATTCTAAGGATGAAGATGATGGCGAATTGGAAAATGAAGATCCATCTACATCAAAGAAACCACGTGTGGTGTGGTCAGTGGAACTCCATCAACAATTTGTCAGTGCTGTAAACCAACTAGGAATTGATAGTATGACCCTACCTATTTATTTCtcgtattttttttaaaaatttctaatcaattttagttttttatattaaaaagtattatTGAGGGATTAAGGACTGTTCTAGTTCTGTGTGAAGGTAATTTTCATCTGTTGAAAGATCAATGCTTTTTTCTGTTAATTGCTGATCCAGACTTTTCTGCTCCCATTTCAGAGGCTGTACCAAAGAGAATTCTTGAATTAATGAATGTTCCGGGGTTAACTAGAGAAAATGTAGCAAGCCATTTGCAGGTTAGTCTTCCCTATGCATGAATATTTTTTGGTTGCAAGTGCTTGATTGTTTTTTCAGTTGTATGTTTAATTTGTAGTTTTTTTCTTATCtgataaaataaacaagaacATTGGGTTAGCAATGTCTAATGAATAAGCAGGATGAGATATTCCCTTCATGGAAAGAAGCCCAAAAGATAAAACAAGTATGCAACTCTGAACTTCTtaaaccacaaaaaaaataagaaacatgGAGCAAAAGACAAACTAGAAGCAATGGTATGTGGTAAATTGGTATAGTAGGTGCTATATGGTTAAACTATTGGCTCAGAACGgttctttgtttttcaaaacaagaaaacactTTTAGCAACCAGAAAACTgtgtttttgttcatttttagagaacatgttttaattgttttaatttgtttccacttgttttttgaaggttatttcaatatataattatactaatatgtagaatgattaaatataaagcattagatatacaaattatttttaaaacatatttaaaaatattataaacgggttaaaaacatttcacgttcccaaatagatttttgttttacgGAAcatcaaaaaacagttttttaaaactaatttttttagaattgtttttaaaaatagttatcaaacaagaCCTTAGTTACTGCCTTACAACCCTTGAAATAACTAAGCGGTTGACTAGAGTGAGGTGATGTAGAAAGCATTagttttttaaactcatttgtGATATGCCATGCATTGAATGATCCATGACATTTGGTTATATGCAAGTCTGAGAACAAAGTATAGATTCAACTTATTCTGCTCTCACAATATCTTTACATTTGTAAATTTCAATTGGCAGAAATTCAGACTATATTTAAAGAGATTAAGTGGAGTAGCACAACAGCAAGGCGGAATTCCTAATTCTTTCTGTGGTCCAGTAGAACCAAATGTGAAACTGGGTTCGCTTGGAAGGTTTGATATTCAAGCTTTGGCTGCCTCAGGCCAAATTCCTCCACAAACATTGGCAGCCCTGCAAGCTGAGCTTTTAGGTCGACCAACAAGCAACTTAGTGTTGCCAGCGATGGACCAACCAGCTCTTCTACAAGCCTCTCTACAGGGACCCAAGTGTATCCCTGTTGAACATGGTGTGGCATTTGGTCAACCTTTGGTAAAATGCCAGACAAACATTTCCAAGCATTTTCCACCCACCGTTGTATCTACTGAGGATGTTCCTTCAGGGTTTGGAGCATGGCCATCTAATAGCCTTGGTACGGTGGGAACTAGTGGTTCTCTTGGAGGATTGAGTGCTCAGAATAATAACATTCTGATGGATATGTTGCATCAGCAGCAGCAGCATCAACAGCAACAACAACAGCAGGCTGTGATACCAGAGCCCAGTCGTTCAATTAATGTGCAGCCTTCCTGCCTTGTGGTGCCGTCTCGCACTTCAGCTAGTTTTCAGGCAGGAAATAGTCCTGCTTCGGTTAATCAGAACTGCAATTTTAACAGAAATGCTGTTATTGATTACAGTCTTCTGACACCTCAGTCAAACAATTCCTCATTGAGTGTTGGACAAATCTCAGATGGGGATCTAAAAAATACAACTGTTCTTGGTGGGTTTTCAGCCCCAGGTTCCATTTCTCCATCAGTGTCATCTTGCTCAGTAAATGCTGGCAATAGCACCACTCGGCCAGTTCAGAATTCAACTGTAACCTTTGCTGCTCCCAGACAGTTGCCTGGGGTTGTATCTAATATTTGCGATATCCAGGGCTCTTATGGGGCTAGGTCAGGTGAAGTTCTGGATCAAGGACTGCTTAGGAATCTTGGATTTGTTGGTAAAGGAACATCCATTCCAAGCCGATTTGCTGTTGATGAACCTGAATCACCAATAAGCAACTTGAATAATGGAAAGGTCTATGGGGAGAATGAAGGAAACAGAGTGAAGCAGGAGCCAAATCTTGATTATATGGAGAATGCTAGAGTGGGTGTCCCTATGTTACCACATTTTACCCCAAATGATCTAATGAGTGTTTTCTCAGATTAGGTAAATTTGTTGCTTGGTactgcaaaattttctttataggCATGTGCTCCAGAAGTTATTCTATCCTTTTCTCGTAggtcacttttcttttttcctttttgtctaCTTCGGTGCTTGTTTCATAAACTGAATCAAATGTGATACACCAGCAACCAAACTCGTTTTCCATGGTAATCTTAGACAATGTTAAACTTTACATGGTTTTCACCTGCGGTGAAGGACCATAACATGGTGAGATCATTGCATGTGTTTTATTGTCATTGTTTTTATCATCTTTTTACATAGACAATTGTTTGGCAATTCAAATAATTGCTTGTGTTATGTATTGAGTTatttttcataggcatttgCCCTGACATTgttctttatttgtttaattatttattgattagCAATTATGCTGCTgtgtccttttcttttcctttgtttagATTAGACAAGAGTGAAACAGGCACACATGCATGCACTTGTGCCCATACACAAAATTAGCAGTAATAGAGGTAGTGTTATCATGGGAGTTAGTGATTTAGTGTGGAGGATGGTGGTAGTGTTGGGTGGCAGTGATGGTATATAGATAAGGCTTGTAACAATTATtgtgaaataattttagaaaatttatacaTTAGATTTTACTTGAATTCCTGTTCCACCCATCTATTGTTTTGGATGTAGTATGCATATTTTAGAGAAGTGATATTATCCAAGAGAAGCTGTAGCCTGTCCTTAAAGTTTACAACTCCTTTTATATCATTGTTCAGAATCCTTTTGGACAATACTGCCATAGGTATCAGCTCTACTGTCACTAGAGTTCAAAGAATGGTCTTGATGTGCTCACCATGAccttgatatttaaaaaatcttgAGGTAACTAGGCATGAACTCATTTATGGACCACCCCAGAAAATCTGCCATAATCCAGGATGGTTCTGACGACTGTGTGCATGCATATGGCATCATCTGTATATTCATTGAATCCTGTGTTTGAAACCTCTTAGTTTCATCTTTATGTGTTATGATGAGGGCTTGTGTTTTCCTTTATACATTTGTATGATTTAAGATAAAATGAAAACGAAATGTAACACTGAGAGGAAAAGTTGTCCTCAAAATGTAACTGTACCACTAAACTACCAGTGTTGTGATATATAGTGGAAACAAACattatcctaatttttttttttattcttgtgactgatttcattttttacttgTGGCAGGCTTGAATTGCATGATAAGCAGAAGGCTTTGATTCCCTAGGATGATACAGATTGTTTCTTGTGACCATGTGTTGAGAAGATATTCCAGTTGAATTCTGTGTATTAGTTTTACTTCAGGCGCAAATTCTCAGTGCCTGCTCCAAACTCAGGTGCAGGAGCTAAGAACCTAAATAGTCAGTATCCTCCATTCTGAAAGGCGAGAATTGAAAGATGAATTTCCTTTGTTATGATAGTCTCTGGACAGTGCTTGGGTAGGTTCTACATACATCCCAGTCAAGTATTGTTACCTTTAACTAGTTCGTAGGAAAATAAGTTGTCAAAGACTCCAGCCGCTTGAAAATGGTGTCCGACATGAAGGCGTTTTGCCAATGTAACTGAGTAGTTATATGGGTTATTGATGTCGAAATGCTCATTTTTTTAGTTCTCATCCATCATTAATTCGGAAAATTAAGCAGTGGGTTGTAATAGTTAGGTTACTGCCATTTCCATTTTATCATAATTGATTTTCAGCTACCATGACAATGAAGTCTGAACCATTAAAAGAATAGCAGAGGAGTTGACCTCCCCCCTTCTTCGGGTTTGGTTCCCCTTTGTCTGTCAAATCCAACAAAGGGAGATCTTGATATTAGGAAAATTGTGTCGGAGGGCTTTGGTGAGATGATTTGACTTTGATAAAAGGATTATGATGACCCTGTTGAAAACCATGCTCGAAAGAATGATGAGATTTGATTCAAATTCCCATTTGGATGAGACACAAGAGAGCCGCTGGCCCGCTGCAACGTGTGGTTAATGATGATCTGGTATGGAACATGGCAGTCATGGTGTCCTTGACACCTTGTAGATTGGGGGGTGGAGAAAAAGATGCTGGCAACCAGGAATGGGGACTGCATAGTTGCTCTGGACCACTTGGTGGTGGTATGGTGGAGGGTGAGTGTGGGGTTGTCCTTTGAGGTCTCTAATGAATGATAGTGGATGCTTGTAATGTAATGATGGCAGATGGCTGTAGGGGAGCTTGATGGCAGCAAGGTTGTGTCAGTGCAGAGTGGTGGCATTGATAGAATCCATAGATAGTGTTGGTCTGAAGGATATGAAAAAGTTCTTTCGGGAGGAGATTGAGGTCGATCAGTTGAAGGTGATTGTAGCAGTGGGTAGAAGGGTCCTGCAATGATGGTTGGAGATGATAGCGATTGCACTTAAAGTGAGTGGGCAATGATAGGTTTGAGCGGCATAGGTTATGCTGTTGGAACCATTCTAAGATGCTTACTGCAGCGGGGGCCGATCTGACTGTCACGTTGGAAGAGGAGGGAGAATAAAGAAAAGGATTCATTCTTAAACAGATTCTCGAATGGGTGAGtacaaaggaaaaacaagtaaaattgaCCTTTTGGTGTACTCGACTTTATTCCTCCTTTCCCCTTTATATTCTACCATATCATTAACTAAAATCAAAGTTCAGTTTTCTTCCAAACAAAATCTTTGTCCTTGAATTTTTATTCACAGTTTCTAGGTTCTCTTTGcaaataggaaaatattttttttcttattttttgtttgttaagTAGGAAAATATCATGTTATCATTTGATACCATCTTAGAAGATGCAATCTGGGTCATTCTGAATCCCGAAATGCAATCCagtggaaaaaataaaaaataaaatcccaattttaagaaataagagaaaaaaaggacaaaacaaaatatttttcaatcatattgGAAATTTTCTTGATAACAACCTTATTGATATATATGGTAAATTTATTTGTCATCCATATTGTCCAAATTGAGTgagtataattttctttaaagtaaaaaattatccaaattttttaaaaataaattcggTTTTAATTTGTGTAAGAAATTGGGTTTTAGTATTGTAATAAagttaaaagttgaaaaaagaaaagaaatttttcattaagataaaagcaacaaaaatgtacttttctattaaactaaatttttctgaaaaatttaataaattttaaaaaatagaaaactattaaaataatttaagtttaaaaacaagttGCTTTCGagatattaaagaaaaaaaaaacaacaaaaaaaaactgtCAACGTGAaactattaaaatatatttttttctattcaataaaaaaataaacactatATTAGTATTTCTTATCGTCTTAATTATTTGGCATTCAATAAAAGTTGGGCTTCTCTGTAGGTGACTGGGCCAGAATTATCATAACAGATTCACAACGAGGTGGTCTGAAGATTGGCCCAATCCTAACTACTGCATTTTACATCAACCAACCATCTTTCACCACGTCACTGCTGGAGTCCCGGCCCCCGCTGTTCCGTTTCGTCAACGCACTTCTCCACATGGTTTATGCCTTCAATTGAATCAATTCATCACTCACTCTCTTTCTTCTGAAATCAATTTGACTGAAACCATCTCGATTGGCTATCTGAAACTCTCCCAATTTCAATACAAAAATCATCTTCATTGACCTCAAATCAAGCCAAACAAACATCTCCACGGTCCCCAATGGAGCCAATTAATGACAGTGCACTGACCCAGATGAGGAAATCAGTTCAGAAACTGGGGTCCTCCACAGAGGTAAACTTTCTCTTTGCGGTTTTGTTTTTCCTCGTACTGTTGTGTTTAAATGTTCGACCCAGACGCAACGGCAGTTCTTTATTTCATCTGTTCCTCTTTGCAGAAGTACGGAGACCCAACACTCATGAGGTTCTTAATTGCGAGGTCAATGGACTCAGAAAAAGCAGCCAAGATGTTTGTACAGTGGCAGAAATGGAGAGCTGCATTGGTCCCAGATGGGTTCGTTCCCGAATCTGAAATACGGGAAGAGTTGGAAACGCGGAAAATTTATTTGCAGGGTCTATCCAAGAATGGTTACCCAGTTATGATCGTAAAAGCATGCAAGCATTTTCCCTCTAAGGATCATCTCCAATTCAAAAGTAATTATCCAATCATTCAATGAttgctcattttttttaagtcttttattagtttataattataattcatGTAATCTCCCATTCAAGAATGTTTAAGTTAGTTTCTTTCATTGCTCTACTTTTTTCTGTTACGGgtttgatttctttatgattgatttGATAGGGTTTTCCTACTTTTGCTTCTGATAAGCTAGAGTCTCTTTTATATGGTGTAGATCACTTTTGATCTTGTTCTGTGCATGGGCCATCTCATGGATGTGCCATAAGAGCCAGTTTCAATGCAACAATCCATTCGAAATGGACAGCTTGGACACTATCACTTGGTTTGGTGTCCTAAACTCATGGGGCCATACAATGGTTTCTAGGGAGTTGGCTCTCCTTTATTGAACCAATTTCACTTagggttttttggtttttataagCTCTAGTGATATACTGCCAAAAGGCAATGATACTTTTGTGGTTGCAATCATGGAAGTCATCGATGCCTTTCTCCAAAGATAATGttgttattataattattgtaaTAAGAAGGGCCAGGAACTTTgaacccattaaaaaaaatgatgggttCAGGGCCACGGATGAAGAACCTCTTATGCAAAGTTGGGAAACAGTAGCCATGCTGACACAGAGCATGACAAGGGATGGACCAATTATTTGTGGGTTGTTTGGTCACctagctatttttttttaactaagtTGGACCGGGCATGGGTAGTTCACCATGTGCCATGCATGTGCTCTTTGTTCTTTTACATGATTTCACATGTTctattgattgattgatttactTTTGTGACAAAGCAAcgcaattttatttatttattagaagatAGCATTAATTCAATCTGAACTTTGTcgtttagcattttttttttcttttgaaatttcaatgCGCATTTAGAATCCGTATAcgcaactttttctttttctctttcttttttttgtggATTCGGTGGTTGCGAAGTCAATGATTCTGTGAAGGTCTTTTTTACAACAGTTTTGGccttgaaaattttgcatttttcatTGTTCAAGAGCTTTGATTTACTTTGTTTAGACTTTAGTGTATTGCCTTCAATAATCAGTCTTCTGTTTCTCCATATCTTATTGCTAACAACTTATCATAGTGTCAGATCATCTAAATGTGTAGTCTTGACAATATTCAAACTCCTCCACATATAAGGTGAGAGCTGAAGTGCAAAGAACCTAGTTGTAGATGTCCTGTTGCAACTATTCAGGCTGTGCTTCCCATGCCTGGATAAGTTTGGGAAGTTGGTTACCAATTTTGGCAGTATGTAAGAAATGAAACCTGCTATAATATctaggttatttatttatttatttataaaaatctctttgtaattcTTTTTGTATGTCCTCTTCTTGGGCAAAATAACTCCCAAGGATAATCTGT is a genomic window of Vitis riparia cultivar Riparia Gloire de Montpellier isolate 1030 chromosome 1, EGFV_Vit.rip_1.0, whole genome shotgun sequence containing:
- the LOC117908853 gene encoding 60S ribosomal protein L21-1-like — its product is MPHKFYHGRNGQVWNVTKRAIGVEVNKQVGNRIIRKRIHVQVEHVQPSRCMEEFRLTKIRNDELKAEAKKRGKKISTKRQPEGPKPGFMVEGATLETVTPIPYDVVNDLKGGY
- the LOC117907170 gene encoding two-component response regulator ORR21 translates to MAALLKVPPQSSGGTNGSCKADVVVSDQFPAGLRVLVVDDDVTCLKILEQMLRRCLYHVTTCSQATIALNILREKKGCFDIVLSDVHMPDMDGYKLLEHVGLEMDLPVIMMSADGRTSAVMRGIRHGACDYLIKPIREEELKNIWQHVVRKKWNENKEHEHSGSLEDNDRHKRGGEDAEYASSVNDGAEGILKGQKKRRDSKDEDDGELENEDPSTSKKPRVVWSVELHQQFVSAVNQLGIDKAVPKRILELMNVPGLTRENVASHLQKFRLYLKRLSGVAQQQGGIPNSFCGPVEPNVKLGSLGRFDIQALAASGQIPPQTLAALQAELLGRPTSNLVLPAMDQPALLQASLQGPKCIPVEHGVAFGQPLVKCQTNISKHFPPTVVSTEDVPSGFGAWPSNSLGTVGTSGSLGGLSAQNNNILMDMLHQQQQHQQQQQQQAVIPEPSRSINVQPSCLVVPSRTSASFQAGNSPASVNQNCNFNRNAVIDYSLLTPQSNNSSLSVGQISDGDLKNTTVLGGFSAPGSISPSVSSCSVNAGNSTTRPVQNSTVTFAAPRQLPGVVSNICDIQGSYGARSGEVLDQGLLRNLGFVGKGTSIPSRFAVDEPESPISNLNNGKVYGENEGNRVKQEPNLDYMENARVGVPMLPHFTPNDLMSVFSD